A part of Streptomyces sp. NBC_01210 genomic DNA contains:
- a CDS encoding antibiotic biosynthesis monooxygenase — MGVAASRVPGGDGATVVTSQKVREGRVDAYKRWQEKTNHVAEGFDGFEGAEVYPPGSGEENEWVAVFRFSRIDELTIWLDSGARRELLNEARPLFEGAPTQEVLAGGAPAPQEQETVTAVISHSVRPGKESDFVRWQDKVLKVQEKHPGFRGTELFQPVEGIQDKWVVAFRFDTRGNLDDWLASADREKLLEEGRQYFSSYDVRKIGSAFSGWFRFGEGDEEGIPSNWKQAMSVVLALYPTVMVLNLTVGKVFADWGIPGYLGLFISNVLSVSILTWVLMPLVNRALAFWLLPNGARSVRTNAAGALVVMVCWAILLVVFGLTTG; from the coding sequence ATGGGTGTTGCTGCAAGCCGTGTCCCGGGCGGCGACGGCGCGACCGTCGTGACCTCCCAGAAAGTCCGGGAGGGTCGGGTTGACGCGTATAAGCGCTGGCAGGAGAAGACCAACCACGTTGCCGAAGGCTTTGACGGCTTCGAGGGCGCGGAGGTGTATCCACCGGGCTCCGGCGAGGAGAACGAGTGGGTGGCGGTCTTCCGGTTCTCCCGTATTGACGAGCTGACCATATGGCTGGACTCCGGCGCGCGCCGCGAGCTCCTGAATGAGGCGCGCCCACTGTTCGAGGGGGCTCCGACGCAAGAGGTGCTTGCCGGCGGGGCGCCTGCCCCTCAGGAGCAGGAAACTGTCACTGCGGTCATCTCCCATTCCGTGCGGCCGGGGAAGGAGTCCGACTTTGTGCGGTGGCAGGACAAAGTCCTGAAGGTGCAGGAAAAGCATCCCGGCTTCAGGGGGACCGAGTTGTTCCAGCCGGTGGAGGGAATCCAGGACAAGTGGGTGGTCGCTTTCCGTTTTGACACCCGTGGCAACCTCGACGATTGGCTCGCCTCCGCCGACCGCGAAAAGCTACTGGAAGAGGGGCGTCAGTACTTCTCCTCGTACGACGTACGCAAGATCGGGTCGGCGTTCAGTGGCTGGTTCCGCTTCGGGGAGGGCGACGAGGAAGGGATTCCGTCCAACTGGAAACAGGCCATGTCCGTCGTCCTGGCTCTGTATCCGACCGTGATGGTCCTGAATCTGACGGTGGGAAAGGTATTCGCCGACTGGGGCATACCCGGGTATCTGGGCCTGTTCATCTCCAATGTGCTGAGCGTCTCCATCCTGACCTGGGTGCTGATGCCGCTGGTCAACCGAGCCCTCGCATTCTGGCTGCTGCCCAACGGGGCACGTTCCGTGCGTACCAATGCGGCGGGCGCCTTGGTCGTGATGGTGTGCTGGGCGATCCTCCTCGTGGTATTCGGCCTGACCACGGGCTGA
- a CDS encoding amidase gives MSTDEFAGLTEHVRELSEGRTTSEELVTSAIERIQASQSTINAFRWVRGERALDEARDADRRLAAGERLPLLGVPLAVKDDTDVAGLPTLFGCNGELAPAAADGEAVRRLRAAGAVIVGKTNSCELGQWPFTEGPAFGATRNPWSTDHTPGGSSGGSAAAVAAGLVPAALGSDGAGSVRIPAAWSHLVGIKPQRGRVSLHPYADAFQGLAVNGPLARTVADAALLLDVVQGPHPEDLHQPDAIDASAAARRDPGRLRIALAWRPPLTLTRAMPHPEVRRAVTALAEALGRLGHQVEEARPRYGLIGLAFVPRATAGIAEVAALHPDPALLDPRTRSAMRNGRRLGGRVVRAARAREARQHQRIGAIFDTYDVVITPTTAAPPPRIGTFDGMSAWRTDSTMAAACPYAWPWNVLGWPGVNVPAGLTGDGLPVGAQLLGPAGSEERLISLAAQLEADQRWHEKRPPAPVIRGSAPVEQ, from the coding sequence GTGTCCACAGATGAATTCGCCGGACTGACAGAGCACGTACGGGAGTTGAGTGAGGGGCGGACCACGTCCGAGGAGCTGGTGACCAGCGCGATCGAGCGCATCCAGGCCAGCCAGAGCACCATCAACGCCTTCCGCTGGGTGCGCGGCGAACGGGCGCTCGACGAAGCCCGTGACGCGGACCGGCGACTGGCGGCGGGGGAGCGCCTGCCGCTCCTCGGTGTGCCGCTCGCCGTCAAGGACGACACCGATGTGGCCGGGCTGCCCACGCTCTTCGGCTGCAACGGTGAACTCGCCCCGGCCGCCGCGGACGGTGAAGCGGTACGCCGCCTCCGCGCGGCCGGCGCCGTGATCGTCGGCAAAACCAACTCCTGCGAACTCGGCCAGTGGCCGTTCACCGAGGGACCTGCCTTCGGAGCGACCCGTAACCCCTGGTCCACCGACCACACCCCGGGCGGCTCCTCCGGCGGCTCCGCGGCTGCCGTCGCCGCAGGGCTCGTACCCGCGGCGCTCGGCTCGGACGGCGCCGGATCGGTCCGCATCCCGGCCGCCTGGTCCCATCTCGTCGGCATCAAGCCACAGCGCGGACGCGTCTCCCTGCATCCCTACGCCGACGCCTTCCAGGGCCTCGCTGTGAACGGCCCGCTCGCCCGCACCGTCGCCGACGCCGCCCTGCTCCTCGATGTGGTGCAGGGCCCGCACCCCGAGGATCTGCACCAGCCGGACGCGATCGACGCCTCCGCCGCCGCCCGCCGTGATCCGGGCCGGCTGCGCATCGCGCTCGCCTGGCGCCCCCCGCTCACCCTCACCCGCGCCATGCCCCACCCCGAAGTGCGCCGCGCCGTCACCGCACTTGCCGAGGCCCTCGGCCGCCTCGGCCACCAGGTGGAGGAAGCCAGACCGCGTTACGGGCTGATCGGCCTCGCCTTCGTGCCGCGCGCCACCGCCGGGATCGCCGAAGTCGCAGCCCTGCACCCCGATCCCGCCCTCCTCGACCCGCGCACGCGCAGCGCCATGCGCAACGGCCGACGGCTCGGCGGCCGTGTGGTGCGGGCCGCCCGCGCCCGTGAGGCGCGTCAGCACCAGAGGATCGGCGCGATCTTCGACACCTACGACGTCGTGATCACCCCTACCACCGCCGCGCCGCCGCCGCGCATCGGCACCTTCGACGGTATGAGCGCCTGGCGCACCGACTCGACGATGGCGGCCGCGTGCCCGTACGCCTGGCCCTGGAACGTACTGGGCTGGCCCGGCGTCAATGTCCCGGCCGGCCTCACCGGTGACGGACTGCCTGTCGGTGCCCAGCTGCTCGGTCCGGCCGGCAGTGAGGAGCGACTGATCTCACTCGCCGCCCAACTCGAGGCGGACCAGCGGTGGCACGAGAAGCGGCCGCCCGCCCCGGTGATCAGGGGGAGCGCGCCGGTGGAACAATGA
- a CDS encoding FAD-binding oxidoreductase, with amino-acid sequence MGGQTPARRIEGDIVRRGDPGYESAWQGILWNGVKPPRFPDVIVRVASERDVPEAVALARSEGLRIAVRSSGHSWCGSPLRDGGMLIDLSALNRIHIDPDSATATVQPAATGRALASELSRHGLAFPTGHCGSVALGGYLLSGGLGWNSGALGPACASLRQIDAVTAAGEVVRCDTNENSDLFWAARGAGPGFFAIATGFRLALYPRPAAIVTTTYAFPLADVVPVTRWVTEAATELPPTVELSFALGTADPAMSAATPRPKVVIVDATAFADSQEEAIRSLGPLRVCPLADHAIFQQADEPTTLEVLYETSGTVWPASHRCGADTLWSGADYETLLSRLAPVVAVAPSEKSLVLAPVSPVSQEKALQHDMAFSVLGDSYVVPFAIWDSAAQDDANISWLRDAMRIVEPLGTGHYIAEADLTADPSRARRSFSPSDWDRLSRLKAHYDPEDVFFSYLGRSTTWAA; translated from the coding sequence ATGGGCGGACAGACGCCGGCGCGGCGTATCGAGGGAGACATCGTCCGGCGAGGCGACCCCGGATACGAGAGCGCCTGGCAGGGCATCCTGTGGAACGGTGTCAAGCCCCCGCGATTCCCGGATGTGATCGTCCGCGTCGCCTCGGAACGCGATGTCCCGGAAGCCGTCGCCCTGGCCCGCTCCGAGGGTCTGCGCATCGCCGTACGGTCGAGCGGGCACAGCTGGTGCGGCTCGCCACTGCGCGACGGGGGCATGCTCATCGACCTCTCCGCACTCAACCGGATCCATATCGACCCGGACTCCGCCACGGCGACCGTCCAGCCCGCCGCCACCGGCCGCGCACTCGCCTCCGAACTCTCCCGGCACGGCCTGGCCTTCCCCACCGGGCACTGCGGATCCGTCGCCCTCGGCGGATATCTCCTCAGCGGCGGTCTCGGCTGGAATTCCGGCGCGCTGGGACCGGCTTGCGCGAGCCTGCGGCAGATAGACGCCGTGACCGCCGCCGGCGAGGTCGTCCGCTGCGACACGAACGAGAACTCCGACCTGTTCTGGGCGGCGCGGGGAGCCGGCCCCGGCTTCTTCGCGATTGCCACCGGCTTCCGCCTCGCCCTGTACCCGCGCCCGGCGGCGATCGTCACGACCACGTACGCCTTTCCGCTGGCGGACGTCGTACCCGTGACCCGCTGGGTCACCGAGGCCGCCACCGAACTTCCGCCGACCGTCGAGCTGTCCTTCGCACTGGGCACCGCCGACCCGGCCATGTCGGCGGCCACACCGAGGCCCAAGGTCGTCATCGTCGATGCCACCGCCTTCGCGGACAGCCAGGAAGAGGCGATCCGCTCCCTCGGGCCGCTGCGGGTCTGCCCGCTCGCCGACCACGCCATCTTCCAGCAGGCCGACGAGCCGACCACGCTCGAGGTCCTTTACGAGACGTCAGGGACCGTGTGGCCGGCCAGCCACCGCTGTGGCGCCGACACCCTGTGGTCGGGCGCGGACTACGAAACCCTGCTGTCGAGGCTCGCCCCTGTGGTCGCGGTGGCCCCTTCGGAGAAGTCCCTCGTACTCGCCCCCGTGTCACCGGTCTCACAGGAGAAGGCGCTTCAGCACGACATGGCCTTCTCGGTGCTCGGCGACAGCTACGTCGTTCCGTTCGCGATCTGGGACTCCGCGGCGCAGGACGACGCCAACATCAGCTGGCTGCGCGACGCCATGCGCATCGTCGAACCCCTCGGTACGGGCCACTACATCGCGGAAGCCGACCTCACGGCCGACCCCTCCCGAGCCCGCCGCTCCTTCAGCCCGTCCGACTGGGACCGCCTGAGCCGGCTGAAGGCACACTACGACCCCGAGGACGTCTTCTTCTCCTACCTCGGGCGATCGACAACCTGGGCCGCCTGA
- a CDS encoding TetR/AcrR family transcriptional regulator, whose protein sequence is MSNPARSAPTRQRIITAVLHIIGKDGVAAVTNRRIAKEAGVSLGSVTYHFETQHELLRESLLHFVREETRRFTELADQCQSDGVDIAGAAALAGQVAGGTSFDSEHIAPFELYVEAGRDERLREAAAEAFAAYDRLAAQILTGLGVPDAERLAATTVALVMGLQLRRLATGGPAEDLVDALLLLARGAVSQDAG, encoded by the coding sequence ATGTCCAACCCCGCCCGCTCCGCCCCGACCCGGCAGCGCATCATCACCGCCGTCCTGCACATCATCGGCAAGGACGGCGTCGCGGCGGTCACCAACCGGCGGATCGCCAAGGAGGCGGGCGTCTCGCTCGGCTCGGTCACGTACCACTTCGAGACCCAGCACGAGCTGCTGCGCGAGAGCCTGTTGCACTTCGTGCGCGAGGAGACCCGCCGCTTCACCGAGCTCGCGGACCAGTGCCAGAGCGACGGCGTCGACATCGCGGGCGCCGCCGCCCTGGCCGGGCAGGTGGCGGGCGGCACGTCCTTCGACAGCGAGCACATCGCGCCCTTCGAGCTGTACGTCGAGGCCGGGCGCGACGAGCGGCTGCGGGAGGCGGCCGCAGAGGCCTTCGCGGCATACGACCGGCTGGCGGCGCAGATCCTCACCGGCCTCGGCGTCCCGGACGCCGAGCGCCTCGCCGCGACCACCGTGGCGCTGGTGATGGGCCTGCAACTGCGCAGACTGGCTACGGGCGGGCCGGCCGAGGACCTGGTCGACGCGCTGCTGCTGCTCGCACGGGGCGCTGTCAGCCAGGACGCCGGGTAA
- a CDS encoding TIGR03842 family LLM class F420-dependent oxidoreductase produces the protein MDFGLVLQTDPPASAVVGLMRRAERNGFRYGWTFDSAVLWQEPFVIYSRILEHTEKLTVGPMVTNPGTRTWEVTASTFATLNDMYGNRTVCGIGRGDSAMRVAGRKPNTLARLGEAMGVIRDLAEGREAVVDGQPLQLPWVRNGKLPVWMAAYGPKALALAGQQADGFILQLADPYLTASMVTAVRTAASDAGRDPDSITICVAAPAYVSDDLAHAREQCRWFGGMVGNHVADLVSRYGEHSDLVPEALTSYIKAREGYDYSHHGRAGNPSTDFVPDEIVDRFCLLGPAAAHIEKLTALRELGVDQFAVYNMHDAKEATIDAYGSEIIPALNR, from the coding sequence ATGGACTTCGGACTTGTCCTGCAGACCGACCCGCCGGCCTCGGCCGTCGTCGGACTGATGCGACGCGCGGAACGCAACGGCTTCCGCTACGGCTGGACCTTCGACTCGGCGGTGCTCTGGCAGGAGCCCTTCGTCATCTACAGCCGCATTCTCGAACACACGGAGAAGCTCACCGTCGGCCCGATGGTGACCAATCCGGGCACCAGGACCTGGGAGGTCACCGCCTCCACCTTCGCGACGCTGAACGACATGTACGGCAACCGCACCGTGTGCGGTATCGGACGCGGCGACTCCGCGATGCGTGTCGCGGGACGCAAGCCCAACACCCTGGCCAGGCTCGGCGAGGCGATGGGCGTCATCCGCGATCTGGCCGAGGGCCGGGAAGCCGTCGTCGACGGCCAGCCGCTGCAGCTGCCATGGGTGCGAAACGGAAAGCTGCCGGTGTGGATGGCGGCGTACGGCCCCAAGGCGCTGGCGCTCGCGGGCCAGCAGGCCGACGGGTTCATCCTCCAGCTCGCCGACCCGTATCTGACCGCGTCGATGGTCACGGCCGTACGCACCGCCGCCTCCGACGCCGGACGTGACCCCGACTCCATCACCATCTGCGTCGCCGCGCCCGCGTACGTCAGCGACGACCTCGCGCACGCCCGTGAACAGTGCCGCTGGTTCGGCGGAATGGTCGGTAACCACGTCGCCGACCTGGTCTCCCGCTACGGCGAACACTCCGACCTGGTGCCCGAGGCCCTCACCTCGTACATCAAGGCACGCGAGGGTTACGACTACAGCCACCACGGCCGCGCCGGGAACCCGTCCACGGACTTCGTCCCGGACGAGATCGTCGACCGCTTCTGTCTGCTGGGGCCCGCAGCGGCGCATATCGAAAAGCTGACGGCGCTGCGCGAGCTGGGCGTCGACCAGTTCGCGGTCTACAACATGCACGACGCGAAGGAAGCGACCATCGACGCATACGGCTCCGAGATCATCCCGGCACTCAACCGCTGA
- a CDS encoding NCS1 family nucleobase:cation symporter-1: protein MTATVPPAPSEGPIQDLSGRVELAPGAVPADHRFVNDDLLPVPVARRRWTTYNFAALWVGMAHNIPSWLLASGLVTLGMDWKQAVFTISLANLIVLGPMLLTGHAGPKYGIPFPVLARASFGLRGANLPALIRAGVACAWFGIQTWIGGQGIFILLGKIFGGWAKASEVGGQPWTLWVCFLLFWVLELAIIYRGMETLRRFENWAAPFVIVGALALLVWITMKAGGLGPLLDQPSKLGWGADFWPVFFPSLMGMIAFWSTLSLNIPDFTRFGAGQRAQIWGQSLGLPTTMTLFALLSVFVTSGSQAVYGAAIWDPVELAAKTDNVFGLLFALVTVLIATISVNIAANVVSPAYDLANLAPKLINFRRGALITGVVGVLIMPWKLTETPELYIFTWLGLVGGLLGTVAGILIADYWIVRRTALDLAGLYTPGSRYWYTSGWNLRAVAAFVVGGLLAVGGSHSAEGKGPFPEDGLIPFLKPLANYGWAVGLAASLVLYVVLMLPERGRAANSSASGV, encoded by the coding sequence ATGACCGCGACCGTCCCGCCCGCCCCGTCCGAAGGACCGATACAGGACCTGTCGGGCCGCGTCGAGCTCGCGCCCGGCGCGGTCCCCGCCGACCATCGCTTCGTCAACGACGATCTGCTGCCCGTCCCGGTCGCGCGGCGCCGCTGGACGACATACAACTTCGCCGCGCTGTGGGTCGGCATGGCCCACAACATCCCGTCCTGGCTGCTCGCTTCGGGCCTGGTCACGCTGGGGATGGACTGGAAACAGGCGGTGTTCACCATCAGCCTCGCCAATCTGATCGTGCTGGGGCCGATGCTGCTCACCGGGCACGCGGGACCCAAGTACGGCATTCCCTTCCCCGTGCTCGCGCGGGCGTCCTTCGGACTGCGCGGCGCGAATCTGCCGGCGCTGATCCGGGCCGGGGTGGCCTGCGCCTGGTTCGGCATTCAGACCTGGATCGGCGGGCAGGGCATCTTCATTCTGCTCGGCAAGATCTTCGGCGGCTGGGCCAAGGCCTCGGAGGTCGGCGGGCAGCCGTGGACGCTCTGGGTCTGCTTCCTGCTCTTCTGGGTGCTCGAACTCGCCATCATCTACCGGGGGATGGAGACGCTGCGACGGTTCGAGAACTGGGCCGCGCCCTTCGTCATCGTCGGCGCGCTGGCGTTGCTGGTGTGGATCACCATGAAGGCGGGCGGTCTCGGACCGCTGCTCGACCAGCCCTCCAAGCTCGGCTGGGGCGCGGACTTCTGGCCGGTCTTCTTCCCCTCGCTGATGGGGATGATCGCCTTCTGGTCGACGCTGTCGCTGAACATCCCGGACTTCACGCGCTTCGGGGCGGGCCAACGCGCGCAGATCTGGGGGCAGTCGCTGGGTCTGCCGACGACGATGACGCTCTTCGCCCTGCTGTCGGTCTTCGTCACCTCCGGCTCCCAGGCGGTGTACGGGGCGGCGATCTGGGACCCGGTCGAACTCGCAGCCAAGACGGACAATGTCTTCGGACTGCTCTTCGCGCTCGTGACGGTGCTGATCGCGACGATCTCGGTGAACATCGCGGCGAATGTCGTGTCGCCCGCCTATGACCTGGCGAATCTGGCGCCGAAGCTGATCAACTTCCGCAGGGGAGCGCTGATCACGGGCGTTGTCGGCGTCCTGATAATGCCGTGGAAGCTGACCGAGACTCCCGAGCTCTATATCTTCACCTGGCTCGGCCTGGTGGGCGGACTGCTCGGCACGGTCGCGGGCATCCTCATCGCCGACTACTGGATCGTCCGCCGTACGGCCCTCGATCTGGCCGGCCTCTACACGCCGGGGAGCCGCTACTGGTACACCTCCGGCTGGAATCTGCGCGCTGTGGCGGCGTTCGTGGTCGGTGGGCTGCTGGCGGTGGGCGGTTCGCACTCGGCGGAGGGGAAGGGGCCGTTCCCCGAGGACGGGCTGATCCCCTTCCTGAAGCCGCTCGCGAACTATGGCTGGGCGGTGGGGCTGGCGGCGTCGCTGGTGCTGTATGTGGTGCTGATGCTGCCGGAGCGGGGCCGCGCGGCAAATTCAAGCGCGTCGGGGGTTTGA
- a CDS encoding nucleoside deaminase, which yields MGHKEFLAEAVRLATESVEEGWGGPFGAVITRDGEILARGQNRVLLTGDPTAHAEVETIRKAVQRLNPEAPSISQEHQNESTLEYVPRPEGSPDSVSERARMLKGCSIYISGAPCPMCMSAIYWSRIDNVYFSCDLKATREIGFDDAFQYEDFMKPLDERRIQIEQIHPELGAKAYEAWSSKPDRHPY from the coding sequence ATGGGGCACAAGGAGTTTCTGGCCGAGGCGGTACGGCTGGCCACCGAGTCCGTGGAAGAGGGATGGGGCGGCCCATTCGGCGCGGTCATCACCCGTGACGGCGAGATTCTGGCCCGCGGCCAGAATCGCGTGCTCCTCACCGGCGACCCCACCGCGCACGCCGAAGTGGAGACCATTCGCAAGGCGGTTCAGCGGCTCAATCCCGAGGCGCCCTCCATATCGCAGGAGCACCAGAACGAGAGCACGCTGGAATACGTGCCGCGCCCGGAAGGATCCCCCGATTCGGTATCGGAGAGGGCCCGGATGCTCAAAGGGTGCTCGATCTACATCAGCGGCGCCCCGTGCCCGATGTGCATGAGCGCCATCTACTGGTCGCGGATCGACAACGTCTATTTCAGCTGCGATTTGAAGGCCACGCGTGAGATCGGATTCGACGACGCCTTCCAGTACGAGGACTTCATGAAGCCCCTCGACGAGCGCAGGATCCAGATCGAGCAGATCCATCCCGAGTTGGGCGCGAAGGCCTACGAGGCGTGGAGCTCAAAGCCCGACCGGCACCCGTACTGA
- a CDS encoding N-acetyltransferase yields MSNTLFVPDEFVVPRELDCGPFRLEPLGPEHNEADLAAWTSSIEHIRKTPGFTRSWPPAEGMTAEENLADLVGHAGDFEQRRGFTYTVLETGTGTVTDVAVGCVYIYPDRDDPAVTTVRSWVRADRGSLDQPLYEAVSAWLTADWPFAEIRYR; encoded by the coding sequence ATGTCGAACACTCTCTTCGTGCCCGATGAATTCGTGGTGCCGCGCGAACTCGACTGCGGGCCATTCCGTCTCGAACCGCTGGGGCCCGAGCACAACGAGGCCGACCTCGCCGCGTGGACGTCGAGCATCGAGCACATCCGCAAGACTCCTGGTTTCACCCGGAGTTGGCCACCGGCCGAGGGGATGACGGCGGAGGAGAATCTGGCTGATCTGGTCGGGCACGCCGGGGACTTCGAGCAGCGGCGGGGCTTCACGTACACCGTCCTCGAGACCGGGACCGGGACCGTGACCGATGTCGCAGTCGGCTGCGTCTACATCTACCCGGACCGGGACGACCCGGCCGTCACCACAGTGCGTTCGTGGGTACGGGCCGACCGTGGGAGTCTCGACCAGCCGCTGTACGAGGCCGTCAGCGCCTGGCTCACCGCCGACTGGCCGTTCGCCGAGATCCGCTACCGCTGA
- a CDS encoding SDR family NAD(P)-dependent oxidoreductase — protein sequence MRITGATVLLTGVTGGIGGALAAELAEKGAKLVLTGRRPDALEPLADRYGARTIVADLADPADVARLAAEAAGTDILIANAALPSSGDLLDYTPEQIDRALAVNLRAPAMLARLLAPAMVEARRGHLAFVGSMSGKTATKYSALYDATKFGLRGFALSLRQDLHDHGVGVSIVQPGFVRDAGMFAATGAEAPAGLRTVSPRQVVAGVFRAIEQDRAEVNVAPVEMKVLTAIGGQFPGFSERVQRRASGADRTVRDIVEAQRNSR from the coding sequence ATGCGCATCACCGGAGCAACCGTTCTGCTGACCGGGGTCACCGGCGGTATCGGCGGCGCACTCGCCGCCGAACTCGCCGAAAAGGGCGCCAAGTTGGTACTGACCGGGCGCCGGCCCGACGCGCTGGAACCGCTCGCCGACCGGTACGGGGCCCGCACGATCGTCGCCGACCTCGCCGACCCGGCGGATGTGGCACGGCTCGCCGCCGAGGCCGCTGGCACGGACATCCTGATCGCCAACGCCGCGCTGCCCTCCAGCGGCGACCTGCTGGACTACACCCCGGAGCAGATCGACCGCGCCCTGGCGGTGAACCTTCGCGCCCCCGCGATGCTGGCCCGGCTGCTCGCCCCCGCCATGGTCGAGGCGCGACGGGGACATCTGGCGTTCGTCGGCTCGATGTCGGGCAAGACGGCGACGAAGTACTCCGCGCTGTACGACGCCACCAAGTTCGGTCTGCGTGGCTTCGCACTCTCGCTGCGCCAGGATCTGCACGACCACGGGGTCGGCGTATCGATCGTCCAGCCCGGGTTCGTGAGGGACGCGGGCATGTTCGCGGCAACCGGCGCGGAGGCCCCTGCGGGCCTGCGCACGGTCTCACCCCGGCAGGTCGTGGCGGGCGTCTTCCGCGCCATCGAACAGGACCGGGCCGAAGTGAACGTCGCCCCGGTCGAGATGAAGGTGCTCACCGCGATCGGTGGTCAGTTCCCGGGCTTCTCCGAGCGCGTCCAGCGCCGCGCGAGCGGCGCGGACCGCACGGTCCGGGACATCGTGGAGGCGCAGCGCAACAGCCGCTGA
- a CDS encoding WD40/YVTN/BNR-like repeat-containing protein: MRRCTGMAAGVIGLLTALLLTGCSADEPSGPPDRGRNRERAGELGPGVDLGTGGERSVPLPRIPSAPGLPGWAHQVRFAADGSGFALLARCVENAATPEKDFCRQYVAVLDRGGSTWALRRSPLPVVRGSAGISADLHVLGPARAWIRENSDKRPRRTWFTVDGGRSWRAGDWKARGTVATIPKGAVLSTECVSSLDPEDQECTQYRIAVLSPQDGRRRFLRQGPSQLWGLPAKAPIGQQPPTASDPRQPRTGVTPVPVPASVAEPDGSWWVSGSDPVSGAVAVAVSRDAGRHWSVSKLPSPTKRPGRHVAVSVGRDAVYAAEMGELEGGEPVKNPMRALHRSRDGGRTWERMWTTGPKEEPRTLLGQVVPGRGGELVLHGEKGAYASKDAGRTFTRTDPGLLYALRTPLGLLVDQGGCIHRITPDGVRWTEFRLACASP; the protein is encoded by the coding sequence ATGCGCAGGTGTACGGGGATGGCTGCGGGCGTGATCGGGTTACTGACCGCGCTGCTGCTGACGGGCTGTTCGGCGGACGAGCCGTCGGGCCCGCCGGACCGCGGCCGGAATCGGGAGCGGGCCGGGGAGTTGGGGCCGGGCGTGGACTTGGGGACGGGCGGGGAGCGGTCGGTTCCGCTGCCTCGCATACCGTCCGCGCCAGGGCTTCCGGGCTGGGCTCACCAGGTGCGCTTCGCCGCCGACGGGAGCGGCTTCGCTCTGCTCGCCCGGTGTGTGGAGAACGCGGCGACGCCCGAGAAAGACTTCTGCAGGCAGTATGTCGCGGTGCTCGACCGGGGCGGCTCGACCTGGGCCCTGCGCCGATCGCCGCTGCCTGTGGTGCGCGGCAGCGCGGGCATAAGCGCAGACCTCCATGTCCTGGGCCCGGCCCGTGCCTGGATCCGGGAGAACAGCGACAAGCGGCCTCGCCGTACCTGGTTCACGGTGGACGGGGGCAGGTCCTGGCGGGCGGGTGACTGGAAGGCGCGCGGCACGGTGGCGACGATACCGAAGGGCGCTGTGCTGTCCACCGAGTGCGTGTCATCGCTCGACCCCGAGGACCAGGAGTGCACCCAGTACCGGATCGCGGTGCTCTCGCCGCAGGACGGTCGGCGCCGGTTCCTCAGGCAGGGGCCGTCGCAGCTGTGGGGTCTGCCCGCGAAGGCACCGATCGGGCAGCAACCACCAACTGCCTCTGACCCACGGCAACCACGGACCGGGGTGACTCCGGTCCCGGTGCCCGCGAGCGTGGCCGAGCCGGACGGTTCCTGGTGGGTGTCGGGCAGCGATCCGGTCTCGGGCGCGGTGGCGGTCGCCGTATCCCGTGACGCGGGCCGCCATTGGTCGGTCAGCAAGCTGCCCAGCCCCACGAAGAGGCCCGGGCGCCATGTTGCGGTTTCGGTCGGCCGGGACGCGGTCTACGCGGCGGAGATGGGCGAGCTGGAGGGCGGCGAGCCCGTGAAGAACCCGATGCGTGCCCTGCACCGCTCGCGCGATGGCGGCCGCACCTGGGAGCGGATGTGGACGACGGGCCCCAAGGAGGAGCCCCGGACTCTGCTCGGCCAGGTGGTGCCCGGTCGCGGCGGCGAGCTCGTACTGCACGGGGAGAAGGGGGCCTATGCGAGCAAGGACGCCGGTCGCACCTTCACGCGAACGGACCCCGGCCTGTTGTACGCCCTGCGGACCCCGCTCGGTCTCCTGGTCGACCAAGGCGGATGCATCCACCGGATAACCCCGGACGGCGTGCGGTGGACCGAGTTCCGGCTGGCATGTGCCTCCCCGTAG